The nucleotide window CACAGATCGTATAATAATAGGAAATCGCTAAGAAGTCGGCGGTGTTCTCTTTCAGCACTTTTTCATCTTCCGGACGAATGTCCAGATGAAAGCCTTTCTCGTTGAAAAAGCGAACAGCATAACCTGGATATGTTCCGCGGATTAATAAATCACTGAAAAAGTATTCCATCTGATTGCGCTTCATATTGGCAAAGACATCCTCAGGCTTGCAGGTCAGCGGTTCACTCAGTCCGTCATACACCATCATGCCGATCTGGAAATTAGGATCAATTTGATGTCCGATTTTCGTCGCCATCGCACAGGCTGTACATTCATTGTGGACGCCCTGGAATTTAGCCTCCCACAGATTGTCAACACAATCAGCCGGAATGCCTAAATGGTTAAAGGATTCATGATGAATCAAGTTAATCTGATTGACAAGAATCCAGTATTTGACCTTGCCTTTGAAGCGCCTGAAGACCGTTTCGCAGTATCGGACAAAGAAATCAATCGTCTGCCGGTTTGCCCAGCCATGATACTTGACGGCAAGGTTCAGCGGCATTTCATAATGCGACAGCGTAATCAAAGGCTCCATGCCGTTTTGAATGATTTCATCAATTAAATCCTCATAAAATCGCAGTCCTTCTTCATTGGGCTGTTCATCATCCCCGTTGGGGAAAATCCGCGCCCAGTTGATCGACGTTCGGAAAGCATTCATGCCGGTTCCCGCAAGCAATTTCAGATCTTCCTTATACGTGTGATAGAAATCAATGCCGTAGCGTTTTGGGTAAATCCCCTGAGTATCGCTCAAAGCAGCATCTATATCTTTGAGTGTTGTTTCTTTGTTGGATTTCTTTTTCAGATCGCCCTTGTCCTGAACTTTTAAAATATCCGCGACGCAGATCCCTTTGCCGCCTTCCCGCCAGGCCCCTTCCGCCTGATTGGCCGCAATCGCTCCGCCCCACATAAAATCTTTGGGAAATCCGGTCGGCATTGTTTTCATCATTTCATCCTCCTCATTTGATTTATAATTCCTCGCCGTTGGTGGCGATGACCTGTTGATACCAGTAGAAAGAATCCTTGCGGATCCGCTGCTTCGTTCCGTTTCCGCGGTCATCCTGATCCACATAAATATATCCATATCGCTTGCTCATCTCGCCTTGCGAACAGGAGATGATATCGATCGGTCCCCAGGAAGCATAGCCCAAGACCTCAACTCCGTCTTTGATCGCTTCCTTCACCTGAATCAGATGCTGCCGCAGATAATCAATTCGATAATCGTCGTGAATTGCGCCGTCCATCACCTCATCGAGTGCACCCAGGCCATTTTCAGCGATGAAGATCGGCAGATGATAACGATCCCAATAAAGATTGAGCGAATTGCGCAGACCGATCGGATCAATCGCCCAGCCCCAGATGGAAGCTTGCAGATACGGGTTGGGCTGCGGTGCAGCTTCGTCCGCATTCTTCACCTTTGTGTGATAGTAAGAGAAACTCAGGAAATCAACGGTATTTTCCTTTAACAGCTGTTCTTCTTCCGCGCTGATTTCGACATGGATATCATGATCTTTAAAATAACGCAGCGCGTAGCCGGGATATTCGCCATGGATCAGCACGTCGCTGTAAAAGTAAACGCTCATCTGCATGAATTGTGTATTGGCAAAGACGTTACGCGGATCACAGGTAGCCGGATAGGTTGCATCATCGCCCAGCATCATCCCGATCTGCATTGTCGGATCGATCCTGTGAGCCAGCTGTTTGGCTTTGGCGCTGGCCACAAACTGATGATGCGTTGCCTGATATTTTGCGCTGTCCCAATCGTCAAACTCATCCTCCAGCATGCCCAGCGATGCAAATTCACCCCAGCCGCCCAGAGAATTGATCTGGCAGAAAACAAGCCAATATTTTACCTTGTCATGATAGCGCTGAAATAATACTTCGCAGAAGTGCAGGAAAAAGTCGATGACCGGTTTGCCGTACCAGCCCTGATACTGCTGGATCAGATGGACCGGCATTTCATAGTGCGAGATCGTCATGACCGGCTGAATGCCCAGTCGCAGCATCTCATCAATCAGATCGTCATAGAACCGCAGACCCGCTTCGTTCGGCTCCGTTTCATCGCCATTGGGGAAAATCCGCGTCCAGTTGAAGGAGGTTCGGAAACAGGTGAATCCCATTTCTTTCAGCAAGGCCAGATCCTGTTTATAGGTGTGATAGAAATCGATCCCGCGGCGGCGTGGATAATCTTTCGTTTCATCCTGAGCCGCTGCGGCGATCTCATCACGGGTATGACGGAATCCAACCACCTTCTGACGGCTGTAAATTTCCGGCAGCTCTTCAATATCCGCGATTGAAACCCCTTTGCCGTCGACATTCCAAGCGCCTTCGCATTGATTGGCGGCAACGGCACCACCCCATAAAAATCCGGCTGGAAATCCTGTTGGTACTGATTTCATAGGCTTTTTCTTTTCCATCCGCAGATTCTACTTTGACCTCTGCGGCTTTATCCTTTCCTCTGTGCTTTAATCTAAATCTTCACCGTTGGAGGCAATGACCTTCTGCATCCAGGCATAGCTGTCTTTCTTGATCCGCTGGCCGGTTCCCTTGCCATAATCATCGAGATCCACATAAATGAAGCCATACCGCTTGCTCATTTCCGAAGAAGAACAGGAAACGATATCAATCGGACCCCATGCATAATAACCGCGCAGATCTACGCCATCCTGAATGGCTTCTTTCATCTGCTCGATATGTTTGCGGTAGAAATCCACGCGGTAATCATCATGAATCTGTCCTGCTTCGACCTGATCATAATAACCTACACCGTTTTCGGTAATGTAGATCGGCTTCTGATAGCGGTCATAGAACTCATTTAACAGAATGCGCAGACCGGTCGGATCAATCGTCCAGCCCCAAGGATTGGCCGGCAGTTCCATATTGCGGACAGCTTCGTTGCCATTTTCATAGCTTTCCTTAGATACAATCCGCGTGTAATAATACGAGAAAGAAAAGAAATCGCAGGTATTTTTCAGATCTTCTTCATCGTGTTCCCCGAATTCCACCGTGATCTTGTGATCCTGGAAGAAGCGGAAGGCATAACCTGGATAGCGTCCGCGAAGCAGCACGTCAGCATAGAAATATTCCATCTGATTGTGCTTCAAGGTGGCTAAGACGTCTTCCGGCTTACAGCTGGCGGCATATGCCGGGCCCCCGCACAGCATCATTCCGATCTGCAGATCCGGATAATGAGTATGCGCATAACGGGTTGCCCGGGCACAGGCGACCATTTCATTGTGCACCGCCTGATATTTCGCACTGGCCAGATCCGTCACTTTATCCTCAGCGACACCCAGATGATTGAAGGACTCATGGCCGATCAGATTGATCTGGTTGACGATGATCCAATATTTTACAAGGTCGTGATAGCGGTCAAAAACCACTTTGCAATAACGTTCAAAAAAGTCGATCACTTCGCGTGAATACCAGCCGGTGTAAGCCTGGGTTAAATGCAGCGGCATTTCGTAGTGTGAAATCGTGATCATCGGCTCCATGCCGTGTTTGCGAATTTCCGCAAACAGATCGTCATAGAAGCGCAGACCTGCTTCATTCGGCTCGGCATCATCACCATTTGGGAATATCCGCGACCAGTTGATCGAAGTTCTGAATGTCTTCAAACCCATTTCCGCAAGCAGTTTCAGATCTTCTTTATACGTATGATAAAAATCAATGCCATGACGTTTCGGGAAAACCCGCGTCGTGGAAGCCATCGCTTCTTCTACATACTGGCTTGTCACTTCATCATTGTACTTTTTCGTAATCTCAATATCATCGCGGAATTCATTGATATCGGCAATACACCAGCCTTTGCCGTCGAGATCCCAGGCGCCTTCCGCCTGATTGGCAGCGATCGCGCCGCCCCACATGAAATCTTTTGGAAATCCTGTCGGTATTCTGTTCATCCTTTTTTCCTCCTATTGTAAAGAAAGGATTTCATTGCTGAAATCCTCAGATGTTATTTTTCTAAAGCAGCAAGGCGCTCATTAAAGGCTTTCATGATTTTAAACATTTGTTTGGCAATGTTAATTTCACTGTAAATGGTCATCAGCGTATCCTGGGCATGGGCAAACAACAGTGAATACTCTGATTCCTCCCCGCGGGTTTCTCCCTGAATCGCATCGGTCTGGACTTTATGCGCTTCCGTGATCTTTCCCTGGGCTTCCTTTAACTTTTCCTCAGCCAGTGCAAAATTACTTTCCGCAATGGCATCCAGCGCTTCCTTGCAGGCAACGCGCGCATCCCCGGCATGCAGGATGATCGCCATCGCTGACTGAACTACTTTTTCACTCATCATAAATTGAACCCTCCTGTCCGCGGTTTATTCGCTGACCTCTTCTTCAAGGCACTGCTTTTCATAAGCTTTAAAGAACGGATACCAGATCATGCCGGCAATGACAACTTCAATGATAACAAACAGCACGGCCATCAAATTACCTTGGGAAGCAATCCAGGTTCCAATCGGATATGGGCAGTACCACAATTCAAACTGAATCTGGGCAATTGGGGCAAACGCCAGAACCTTACATCCAATCCAGGTAATCGCCGGCAGGACAATGCCGATGATCCACATTGGCAGCATCATGATCGGGTTGAAAGCGACACAGCCGAAGATGACCGGTTCATTGATGTTGAAGATTGCCGGAGCAATGCAGGCCCGGCCTAAAGCTTTCAGCTTCTTGGCTTTGGACCGCATCAAGAACAAGACCAGCGGTATGGTGCAGGCAATACCACCCCACCACATATACATGACGTAAACCAGGGTTTCTGTATACATGTTTAACGAAGCAACCGTCGCCGTGCCCGCCGCGACCATCGCGATATTGGCAGCGATGCCGGCCAGCTTTACCGGTTCAGTCACCGGGGTTAATACCCAGCTGGAAATACCCATGGAATAAATGAAGCAGGTTAAGAAGTTGATCAAAATGAAGCCGTACCACGTATTCATAACCGTCTGCAGCGGCATGAAGATGCTGGAAACAATCTGATACAGGTTGATATTCAAAACTTGAACAACGATAAATCCACCGAAGATCACTAAGCCGATTGGCAGCAGCGCATCGAACCACTGACGGACGAAATCCGGAATCGCACTGTCTTCTTTAAAGAATGAGAACTTGCCAAAGGCATTGAAGACGATGCAGACGATCAAACCCGTGACGATCGCGCAGAACATACCGCCGGCACCCAAAGCACTGGAACCGAAACCGGCTTGACCTTCCGCGACGACTTCCGGCGTAATCGAGATCAAGAATAAGATCAGACCGGTGCATCCGGCGATCAAACGTTGTTTGCGCAGACGCTTTTTCTCACAGAAATTAAACGGAATCAGAAAGGCGACGAGCAGCGAGACCATGCCCATCGTCCAGCCAAACGGAGTCCAGAACGAGAACGGCAGCGTGATATAATTTTCGACGACGGCGCCGACGCAGAACAGTGAGCCCAGCAAAATAAACGGCAGAATCTGCATGACTGAATCCTTTAAGGTTACGACCCAGACGTTGTGGTTGATTTTGTTCATTTTTGGTGCGAAACTTGTCTCTAACCAATCAATAAGTTTTTGCATCGTTTAACTCTCCTTCTTCTAGTAATCCTCTTCCCCAGAGGTTGGGCTCAGCCCATCACTTCCATCAAATGATTAACAGCTTTTTCGCCATCCAGCGTGGAATAGTATTCCGCCTTCATCAGGATGACCTTGACTTCATTGCCATGCGTGTACTCTTCGACTT belongs to Holdemania massiliensis and includes:
- a CDS encoding glycoside hydrolase family 1 protein, whose translation is MKTMPTGFPKDFMWGGAIAANQAEGAWREGGKGICVADILKVQDKGDLKKKSNKETTLKDIDAALSDTQGIYPKRYGIDFYHTYKEDLKLLAGTGMNAFRTSINWARIFPNGDDEQPNEEGLRFYEDLIDEIIQNGMEPLITLSHYEMPLNLAVKYHGWANRQTIDFFVRYCETVFRRFKGKVKYWILVNQINLIHHESFNHLGIPADCVDNLWEAKFQGVHNECTACAMATKIGHQIDPNFQIGMMVYDGLSEPLTCKPEDVFANMKRNQMEYFFSDLLIRGTYPGYAVRFFNEKGFHLDIRPEDEKVLKENTADFLAISYYYTICASAESMKNYGVNEDGALSNPHIDASEWGWGIDPLGLRTVLNYYYDRYQKPIIIAENGFGTYDTISEDGKIHDQRRISYLRQHVAMMKEAIKDGVDVIGYFPWGPIDIISCSSSEMSKRYGFIYVDQDDYGNGTKQRMKKDSYDWYRQVIASNGEDC
- a CDS encoding glycoside hydrolase family 1 protein, coding for MKSVPTGFPAGFLWGGAVAANQCEGAWNVDGKGVSIADIEELPEIYSRQKVVGFRHTRDEIAAAAQDETKDYPRRRGIDFYHTYKQDLALLKEMGFTCFRTSFNWTRIFPNGDETEPNEAGLRFYDDLIDEMLRLGIQPVMTISHYEMPVHLIQQYQGWYGKPVIDFFLHFCEVLFQRYHDKVKYWLVFCQINSLGGWGEFASLGMLEDEFDDWDSAKYQATHHQFVASAKAKQLAHRIDPTMQIGMMLGDDATYPATCDPRNVFANTQFMQMSVYFYSDVLIHGEYPGYALRYFKDHDIHVEISAEEEQLLKENTVDFLSFSYYHTKVKNADEAAPQPNPYLQASIWGWAIDPIGLRNSLNLYWDRYHLPIFIAENGLGALDEVMDGAIHDDYRIDYLRQHLIQVKEAIKDGVEVLGYASWGPIDIISCSQGEMSKRYGYIYVDQDDRGNGTKQRIRKDSFYWYQQVIATNGEEL
- a CDS encoding glycoside hydrolase family 1 protein; the encoded protein is MNRIPTGFPKDFMWGGAIAANQAEGAWDLDGKGWCIADINEFRDDIEITKKYNDEVTSQYVEEAMASTTRVFPKRHGIDFYHTYKEDLKLLAEMGLKTFRTSINWSRIFPNGDDAEPNEAGLRFYDDLFAEIRKHGMEPMITISHYEMPLHLTQAYTGWYSREVIDFFERYCKVVFDRYHDLVKYWIIVNQINLIGHESFNHLGVAEDKVTDLASAKYQAVHNEMVACARATRYAHTHYPDLQIGMMLCGGPAYAASCKPEDVLATLKHNQMEYFYADVLLRGRYPGYAFRFFQDHKITVEFGEHDEEDLKNTCDFFSFSYYYTRIVSKESYENGNEAVRNMELPANPWGWTIDPTGLRILLNEFYDRYQKPIYITENGVGYYDQVEAGQIHDDYRVDFYRKHIEQMKEAIQDGVDLRGYYAWGPIDIVSCSSSEMSKRYGFIYVDLDDYGKGTGQRIKKDSYAWMQKVIASNGEDLD
- a CDS encoding PTS lactose/cellobiose transporter subunit IIA; its protein translation is MMSEKVVQSAMAIILHAGDARVACKEALDAIAESNFALAEEKLKEAQGKITEAHKVQTDAIQGETRGEESEYSLLFAHAQDTLMTIYSEINIAKQMFKIMKAFNERLAALEK
- a CDS encoding PTS sugar transporter subunit IIC; protein product: MQKLIDWLETSFAPKMNKINHNVWVVTLKDSVMQILPFILLGSLFCVGAVVENYITLPFSFWTPFGWTMGMVSLLVAFLIPFNFCEKKRLRKQRLIAGCTGLILFLISITPEVVAEGQAGFGSSALGAGGMFCAIVTGLIVCIVFNAFGKFSFFKEDSAIPDFVRQWFDALLPIGLVIFGGFIVVQVLNINLYQIVSSIFMPLQTVMNTWYGFILINFLTCFIYSMGISSWVLTPVTEPVKLAGIAANIAMVAAGTATVASLNMYTETLVYVMYMWWGGIACTIPLVLFLMRSKAKKLKALGRACIAPAIFNINEPVIFGCVAFNPIMMLPMWIIGIVLPAITWIGCKVLAFAPIAQIQFELWYCPYPIGTWIASQGNLMAVLFVIIEVVIAGMIWYPFFKAYEKQCLEEEVSE